The genomic DNA AGTTATCAGAGACAGCATGGGAGTAATTACCCAAAATACCACGTACTACAGATATTACCAGGTATTTTGTTGTCCAGATATTTgtggcaatgtctcattcattagCTGGTTCTTACAAATGAAGTAGTTAGAAAACCAACCAAGGTAACATCTTTCTTGGATGTGAACTAGCTACAGATGTTGTGAATTCAACTTCTTACATAATTTTCTGACCTAAGTTAGTTCATAGCCATTGAGACCATAGACTGATGGTGAAGCAAAGTCTCTCTTTGAGGAAGAATCCTGAAAGTTAGCCAAGTGGGACACTGAAGGTACATCATCCTTCAATCCTTCTTGTGGTTGGCTTGTGAATATTTGTGAGGTTAAACCTACACCGGGAAAAGGGAAGTACCCAGATCTTCTGTGAATTCCTGGATACTGGCTCTGAGCCAACATTAAACTGCAGAGATAGAAAACACCAGAGGTACATACTTTCCAGTGAGGCTAATGGAAATGATGTGAAAGATATTTTTGGCCAGGGAGGGTTCAGTAGGACTGGCTTTGTAGCCACTCATTATTTACCAGGACAGAAATCACATGGGTTAAGAAATACAGAATATTGATTTTAATTATCCATTCCTGACCCTTGGAAGGAAGACTATTATTGTTAGAAGGTCAAGTAGAAGCTAAACTGCTACCCCTAAACATAACTGAGATAGTAAAGAAAATGCAATATCACAGCCCTGGGGAGATATGCAGagattggtgttttctttaaagaCTTGAAAGATGCAAGGGTGGGACCCCAATTCCTCACCTTGCATTCATTCCTTTGTCTGAGGGGAAAGGAATTGAGGGTCTTCAAGATGGAGGTCAGGAGTGAAGAAGTATTACAGGTAAGCAACTTGGATAAAGCATCCAGGAATAGTAACTTTCATGTTGGGAAATGAAGTAGAGAGAATCAGATTGGAGCCAAAACAAATTTATACCCTCAAGAACTGTGTAATTAAGCAGAATCACAATAAATGAAGACATTGTGGCCATTCAGGGATAGATAATCTACTTTGAAGTCACTGCCTGTGTGGACGAGGCTGAAAGACTTACATTTTATTCAGTCTTCAAAATCTGAGACTTTGTTTAGAAGATGTCTAACCTCCTTATGTGCGGACATATGCACACAATTGTGTCCACACATACATATACTAAGGGGCTCTTACTAACCAGGTGGTTGAAGTGACATACTCTAAATACTAGCCAGGCTCTTTCCCTACAAACCCAATTCATGTTCAATGGGCTTTTCTACAAACAAAGAAAGCAGGTGGACTGGGCTCAGCAGCATGGTTTTCTTCTCACCAAGACCAAGTCGGCTACTTCTACTGTCAGTGTGCCGCATGTCAATAGCGGAGGCTGCCTCTATGCCTCTGATAACCCATAACTCTCTGGGATTACTATGAACAAGAGGGTTATATAGTGATTAAATGAGAGTACTTCTTATTAATCCAGAATAGCAGAGGTACTGACTTTCCTCTCAGCAATAATCACGTTTTGTGggatttattttgtttacataGCATTTTCACAGCAACTTGGTTCTGCTAGTGTCTGTGGATGTAGATCTACATAATATCCTTTTCATGAACATGGTATCCCCGAAAACATTACCTCTGTGAAAAAATACATTAGATGGCAAAGGCATCATAACAGTCTCCTCCAATCTACATAAATGATTGCTTCTGTTACTCGTCCCATCATTCACAAGTTAATTATCCTAATAAAATCAAGGAATAGCTATATGAATGCTCAACCATGATTGCTCAAGTTTCCACTAAGTATATTGCATGGTTTAAAACAGCAGCCAATATGACTATATCTTCCTGCTATCAAGAAGCAATATCTCTATGAACCAAGGGGATGATGTGGCCTTGGGCCCTGTGGCAGCCAGCTAAATGAGCCTTTCAGTGTTTTAAATACAGAGAGTGTATTTGTGCAAAGGACTTAGGTGGTGATATCTGAAACACATTTCCCCATTCCCAACTCATGAGTAATTACACCAGGAACATCAAGGCAGGACCATTTCTGTTAGACACTAGGCTCCCCTGATTGCTAATGTTGGCTCCAGCATCTCCCAGTGATGACCTTGTTGAAGCAATCTAAGACTGAACAATGGTCTAGTATGTTTTTGcccatccttccttctctctACTGTTCACTGCGGTCATTCTTGTATCATGATTTGATGGTACTGCTACTTATTCTGGCTCCctttctattttctcttcctccagcacaGTGGTTTTCCACAACAAAACCCTTGCAGATTTCGTTTCACCTTGGTGTCTGTTACTTGGAGAACTCTGACAGCCTCTCATTATTACATGAAATAGTCTACTGTAAACTGATCCACCTAACCATAAGCTTGTATTCCCATAAAATCTCATTTGGAAGTCTGTGTGCACAAGAgtggaatgcttccccaaggGAACACCCCGAATGCTCTGGTCATTTGGAATCTGGATATACTCTGGACATTTGGGGCTCCTCATGCTTTGATCTGACAGAGGTCATTCTACTGGGTATGGTGATTAATCCCAATCACCAGAGAGATATTAGTCAGTGACACAAAATGAGATGAAAAATTATGTTTGGAACCCAGAGGATTTAGTagtataacttttaaaattctcttagcattctctttcaaagaaaaattactgcaaccacataaacacaagaTGATCAGAGACTCAAATCTAACCATAAGAAAATGTACAGCTTACCAGGTAACTTATTCAAATGTGGTGCTAAGAAAGAGTGAATGGACCACAGTCTTTTAAGGAAGTGGGTAGAGAGTTGTTTGTGATTATCCAATGGGAAGTTATAGTAGTAATTTTGTAAGTTTCAGCGATATAGATCGTTATTCTACCCCCCgcctctctttttttctagacACAAAGCCGAACATAAATATAAACACCCTAATAGTATTATGTGGGGCATATCACAAGCCCTGCTAACCCAGCAATGCCCACTACACATCCTCTCTGCTGTGTAATACCACCAggagttcattttctttaattaaacaGGTAAAGTCCAAGAGATTTGTTGCATGAATGagaacactcaagaacacatgtatttttaaaaaatgtttattagaaTTCATTTGTCTAAAAGGCACCTTAGAAAAACCTTTCTTTTAagactttaaatttaaattatgatATGAGTAATAAAATTCCCTTAGGACTTTAAAGTGTAATTTCAAATTAATATGGAAGATTCTTTTGAATCCCTCCCAACCATAAACTGCAGGTGAAATATTTCCAACAGTGAGTAAAACTTACTGCCAAACTTACATTTCAACATTGTAAAGtcttttctaaaatatgtttAGTTAGACTTTATTATGTTCTTATTGATTGTTCTGTCTTTCTGAAATTATTATTAGCTATACTTTATCTTCTTACTAGACTAGACTTGATTCTGGAGTTGAGATAGCTTTTCCATAGAGAAAATAATAGGACTCTACACTTAAGCCAATGAAAGTTACAGTATCTGGTATATGCTGATAATTATTTAGTGAAGAGATTTGGTTGATTCTCTAAAAAGAATCAAAACAGGAGTTCATGACCAGTAGGCTGATCATCTCCTTGGTGGTTCTGTATTAGGATTTATGGTAGTAAGATATTTTAAGATAGGTTCATTATACCAAATTTACATTAGTTACAGATGTTTCCCtctgaaataatgtattttctaGTCTTTCTTAACTGACATTAAATAACTGATTTTCTTCTAGTAACGTAGACCAATTAGATCTGTtaatattacttaaaaaataaattttataggaATAATATTATTAGGggaaatacagaaatttattttaggaaatgAGAGTGCATTGGCATAAATGGCTTTCTGTTCTACAGTGTTGTCTGCATCTAGCATATAGGAATTAAACAGTTGTGCCTGTCCCATTAGCGATCTATGTCACCCCTAGTGCTGAGTGTGCACCTGGGATTTACTTTTCAGGTTCATGTGAACCACTGCTGGTGCGGATCAGGCTCCCTGCTCTGCCTGCAGTGCCTACATTTTTTAGAACAATgtccttccattttattttctttcatattttgtaATTACTGCTTTTACCAGCAGAAACAAGGACTTACTGTTTTATCAACATAAATTATATTATCACTATCTtactttcaaaaaacaaaattaatgcatctcagtcattatttttttatcacTACCTGTATATATTCTGTATACAGACTTTTCTCTTAAGTAATGTGAAATCATAGACTTTTATTTCTCAAATTGCTTCAGTTCACTATAGGGATTACTTTATAACACATAATGGTGTTTTGATGCTCAGAATCTCACAACTCGGGTGCTGAAATCCTCACAGGTTCACCCCTATGAAAGAAAATAGGAACCTGGGAGTTAAACAGTGATTCACAAAAGCATATCTGTAAGaacttttctgatttttccttaATTGAGAACCTATGTAAGAGTTAGAAATTGGACAGATCATGCTTACTAAGTCTAATTGTACTGAGTTATTTCAGGTGCTTCTGGGTCTTTGTGCAAATGCTtctgggtaaaaaaaaaacacaaaaaaaattcttaagagaTTTTGTTAGGGGGATGCACAGTAATGTTTTCAATTAGTAGTCATAGGTAAATattaaaagttacttcagaatatTTGGTCCTACTTCTAGGAAATAACTACATAAATACTATTCTTACATATATCTGACAGCCAAATATATTCTTATGATAAAAAAGTGGTTCTGTCAGTTTATGAAAAAGGGGCAAGttttgtgtgggtaaaattgcagtatttccagaatctcttccctggccttagtgcacctCCATATCAAAAGGTGtgtccaaggggtgaagagaaggagTGCATCTCCATATAGATAGGAGATTATAACGGGGTGGAGAGGTGAGTGTATGCAGGGTCCACAGAGGTTTTTGGAGGCCCTTCACAGCTGGGTCTAGAGAGACACAGGTGAACAGGAGTAGACGACTTCTTGTAGGTAATAAACGGATCTCTCCTACTTtacttttccctttgactgattttggcttaaAGGTTTATTTGCCTTGGGATGGGAATACATTTTGCCCCAgagttaaaatttcattttaaagtttgtttGTAATGTAGAGTAACATGCAGTTCAGTAGAATCTTAAGCTTTTATGCTTAAATTTCTCATATCTAAATTGTCCTCATATTGTCATTTTAGATCTTTTGGATTGTATTGTCTCAAAATTTGCTAATTCTTTAACTGGCATCATAAGAATTCTTGATCATGACGGAAAACAAAGGAAGCTCTTCTTGAAATGTTAACCTGACCAAAACTGTCTTTCCATGTCCTCAGAAGGAGAGAATCTCTATTTATTTGAAGAGTTTCTTTAGAGCATCCTTCACATccttgttcctcaggctgtagatcatGGGATTCAGCATGGGGAACACCACAGTGTAAAATGTGGAAGCTATTTTGTCCCAATCAAAAGAATAGGTAGATCGGAGACAACCATAAATGTAGAGGATGGAGCCATAGTACAAAGTGACAGAGACCAGGTGGGAGGAGAATGTGCAGAAGGCTTTGAGGCGGCCCTGGGTGGAGCGGATGCtcaggatggtggtgatggtgaagaGGTAGGAGGCGAGTATGAGCACAGAAGGGATAATGACATTGGAGGCCAGGAGGAAGTACAGCACAGTCTGGTAGCCATCTTTCCTGCCACAGGCCAACTTGAGCAATGGAAATGAATCACAGAAAAAGTCATCAATGTCATTGTCACTGCAGAATTTCAAGTCAAAAGTTCTTTTAGTGATGATGCAACTGTTGGTAAAGCCACCAAGGTATGAGGCTGCTACCAAAAATGTACATAGCTTTATGGGCATAGCCTGTGAATAAAGCAGCGGCTTAGAGATGGCCATATAGCGGTCATAAGCCATGGCTGCCAATAGGTAACACTCACTGTATGTCAGCCCAGCAGAGAAGAAGAACTGAGCAACACAGCCAGCAAAGGAGATGCTTTTGTCCTCAGAGATGCATGTCACTATGATCTTAGGAGTGTACACAGAGGAATACCAGAGATCCAGAAAAGACAGATTCCcaatgaaaaaatacatgcatCTGTGCAGCTGGGAGTCATTGAATATCAGCACCATGAGGGTGATATTTCCTACCACGGTCACAGAGTACATGCCCAGGAATACCACAAAGAGGAGCCACTGCATCACGGGGTCTGTGGTGAAGCCCAGCAGGATGAACTCTGTCACTGTGTGGTTGCTGCTCTCCATGGCTCTAAGGAAGGTTACCTGGGAGGAGACAAAAAGGAGAGTTCATCTTGAATTTCTGTTCTGAAGAAATGGAATTTTGCTCAAGAAATAACATTGTACCACTAGTCAATCTTAAAGTCCAGGATCCAGCAATGTAATtgcttgttttagaaacaaatttcATTTTGCAGGAATCCATTTAGATTTTCCATTTATATGCTCTTAAAAGATACTTAGGCACATGAAAGTTTCCAAGACTTTCTTTTAGCAAACACCAATTCAAATCATGCAGGATCAAACTGAAGGTGGCTAGGAGCTGTCTACAgacaggaggaaggggagaagttTGTATACAGAAGATGGAGCAAAGCAAAGTAATAATTTGATTATTAATAACTTAAATGGTTGCCTTATTAGTAAATGTCTGTTTTGATTGATAGTTCTTAGGTTTCATTTTCTGGGATTCATTGACTCTGGCTCAGGTTTTGGTTAGCTTACATAGGTGCCAAAGTATAAAATCCAACTCAGTCTAATGGTCTCCTGTTAATGGCTATAGCAATATTGAATTATAAATTTCATGTTGGTTATTGGTTATTTCTTTTAGGaatgattgattttttttacaattaatattttcttgtttttttgtctaCTTTGtaatatccatttatttttttgttgaaggTGTTTCTTCTCAGTCTGTAGTGTTGCTTGTGTGTATctggaaatttaaaatttatgtattttaatatacttttttagagatcaaatattttacttcagtttttccatatATTGAGACACCCTACAGCCATTGTAAATTCATATTTCATGGAAATAtcaatacatataaaaaatactcaggagattaaataaaaaacttgatatagtcaaattttaggaaaaaaagtatACCAAAGAATGGAATACAATAATGGGAATACAAAATTCACAAGATTACTgttgagaaaagaaacaacaacCCTAAAATGATGCATTGTGCACCTTCCCCCACAACAAAAGTACAGACACTGAATTACAGTTTCAACCTATCCCAGGAATGAGACCTGTTGGTAGTCATTTGGAAATTTCCTGATATGCACAAGTGAGTTAATTTGCATGATAAATCTCTCTGCTGTTACCTCCCCCCTAAAGGAAGATGTCCTGGCTTGCAataattcttccttttattttattcataactTCCGTGTCCTACCCTCTTGTCTACACACACCTTCCATTCTGTACAGCATCTTTGGGTATGCCTGCTTGCTCATTAGATACTGTCCATTCATGAAAAGCCTAACAAAGCCCAGTAGAACTCAGCTGTactggttgaattttgttttttatcactGTGCTCTTTCCCATGTGCTTTTGCTGGAAAACATGGATCAGTTCAATGTTTATCTCATCTTAGTGTGTTGGTTATTATGAGATATTGTGGGCTGTTTATTTTCAGTGAATCACATCACACTGTCAGGTCCAAGAACAGACTGTCCCAGTATGTTGTGTTGTAACGTGCAGATTTTGGTGTTGAAAACCATCAAGGGCCAGGAGACCCAGAAAGATGCTTGGACCTCCCTCAACCACAATGTGTGAAAAGAATTCAGATGGAGGAACTATTCTGGCAGGAGAGCAATCACCATAAATAGCTATATCATAATGTAACCCAGGGGTGATTGACAGGCAGGGATGCCACAAAGCCTGTTTGTTAAAATTTCTCCCTGTGCCCCCTTGTTTTTCTGTGGCCTATCAAGTATTTTCTttactaaacattttttttcttttcatactcCTGAGACTCACATCCATTTTCCTGTGAACCTCAGACCCCTCCCTCTTCTACTTAGTTTATGATGACGTATATATCtcattctccctgtctttggaatctgTCTATGGATTCCCCACATGTACGTAACaagctttgatttttttctcctgtaatCAGTCTCATGTCCATTTGACTCTTAAACCGGCAGAAGAATATTTAGGGGCACTGAAAGTTGCTTCCTCCACAGCAACACAAACTGAGAACAATTTTGTGCTGGGCAAAATTGGTGATAATGGATTCATGAGACTACTGAGATAGACAGGCAAATGGGGCAAGGGGCAAGCCATTTTGAAATCTACTTACCCTGTGAAAAAAAgctcagcttattctttaacttagtCTGTATGCTCTTGTTTTACCCCTTAATCAACGAAGTAAATTGGTATACACGACAGGAGATAGACCTGCACAGTGTAAATCAATGTACATGGCTAAAGAATGCTGATACCTGTATAaatacagtcacctaaataacccaaTTCTTcggacaaaacttcaaaggaattgaTAATCACCTGTATTCCTCATGCCTTATGTCAACTCCTACCCCAAagaccctataaaaccccaaacctaaATTATGTGTCTCTGAGCTCTTTGAGTTTGTACAGTTTAccaaataataatcttgctgcaTAAGCCTATTACATTTTGTCTCTGCGTTTTTTGTttcatgaaaaagaacaaattggcCAACCTCCACCTCTCCTGTAAGTGTCTCTATCAATTATCTGTcccattcagctttctagtctaaCCACAATTTTATTCTCTCTTCCTGTTTTACTTCAGCCCAGTAAGGATGTGGACAGAATCTCACTCTCCAGTGCACCACAGCATCCCCCTATTCTGGGGTGGTAAGGATGTGATTTCCACAAACTGACGGTCAAGGGGACACCTGATGTCAGGGGTCCCTTGCTTTACAAGTTGGTAAAGGATTTGCCCTATGCTGTTAGGAGTTCCAGGAACTTCTCgtttctccctctgctcttcctagCGCTGTGCTGCCTGCACAGCTGGTGACATTActttctactcttgctttaacgAATTCCTTTCCAGCTGACACTTGTTCGACCTGTTCATGAGTTCTTTCCCAGTCTCAGTCCAGAGCcctccccttcctggctgagggtTCACTGAGTGTGCAGGGAGTTGTCTCCCCAGACATGGCTGCCTAAGCACACTGCAAGGAGCTTCATGTGGGAAAAAGTTGAAAGATTCTGACCGCAATCTTGAATTCAATATCTTCCAGTCTGATTAGTCTCTGATTCTCATAATTATTCTAGAATttgattatttataaaaataatgcctGAAAATTGTAAATACTTTACTTTGACTCAAGTAATGTGCTTAGTATTTTACAGGCATCATGTTATGCATTCCCACAACATCCttcatagatattttttaaagattaaaagcaATAATTTTGCTGGTGACCAAATTGAGGTTTAACAAGTAAGTACTgattataaaatttgtatgtgGTATTATCATATTCCAGTGAACCTGTATTTATGCATTATATCACCTCCTTTCATATTTCGTATTCAGTTAACCAATGCTTGTGGGCTCCATGGAGCCTCTCTTTTTGGTTATAACACTTTAACTAAAACCAATTTAATAATACTGAGAAATTCATATGGTTTACAGGTAAGTACTTTGTACATATGGGGCCACATAAATGCTTCTAAGTAGCACCTAAATCATCTTCTGGCAGAGTCTTTGTTTTCTTGGTCTTAAGACGAACTCTgatgatgagaaaaaatattattcACCTCACCCAGGGCCAGGACACTGACATGAACTCACAGTCTCTCCCAGCAAAGGGCCACCCCTTGGATCCAGACAACTTATAGCAGCTCAGGCTCCCCAGGGCATTTCCTGCATTGCGCACCACAGGGATTCATAGCTTTGAAAATGTCTAAAAAGGCAATTAACAAAATATTGTG from Manis pentadactyla isolate mManPen7 chromosome 9, mManPen7.hap1, whole genome shotgun sequence includes the following:
- the LOC118908106 gene encoding olfactory receptor 9G1-like — its product is MESSNHTVTEFILLGFTTDPVMQWLLFVVFLGMYSVTVVGNITLMVLIFNDSQLHRCMYFFIGNLSFLDLWYSSVYTPKIIVTCISEDKSISFAGCVAQFFFSAGLTYSECYLLAAMAYDRYMAISKPLLYSQAMPIKLCTFLVAASYLGGFTNSCIITKRTFDLKFCSDNDIDDFFCDSFPLLKLACGRKDGYQTVLYFLLASNVIIPSVLILASYLFTITTILSIRSTQGRLKAFCTFSSHLVSVTLYYGSILYIYGCLRSTYSFDWDKIASTFYTVVFPMLNPMIYSLRNKDVKDALKKLFK